A single genomic interval of Gossypium raimondii isolate GPD5lz chromosome 11, ASM2569854v1, whole genome shotgun sequence harbors:
- the LOC105761352 gene encoding LOW QUALITY PROTEIN: mitogen-activated protein kinase 19 (The sequence of the model RefSeq protein was modified relative to this genomic sequence to represent the inferred CDS: deleted 1 base in 1 codon): MQQNQLKKELKEMDFFTEYGDANRYKILEVIGKGSYGVVCAALDTHTGEKVAIKKIQDVFEHMSDAIRILREVKLVRLLRHPDIVEIKRIMLPPSKREFKDLFVVFELMESDLHQVIKANDDLTREHHQFFLYQMLRAMKYMHTANVYHRDLKPKNILANANCKLKVCDFGLARVAFNDTPTTVFWTDYVATRWYRAPELCGSFFSKYTPAIDIWSIGCIFAEVLTGKPLFPGKSVVHQLELITDLIGTPSLETISGVRNDKARKYLSEMRKKKPVPFSQKFPNADPLAVRLLQRLLAFDPKDRPTAEEALADPYFKGLSKIEREPSCQPISKLEFEFERRRVTKEDVRELIYREALEYHPQLLKDYLNGHEGSNFLYPSPVGQFKKQFAYLEENGGRSAPVFPLERKHVSLPRSTVHSNGITPNTQSTSVSYENRQDREADARKAMDVISSKPKPTRPPPRVPSEVLSFPYSKPGRVVGSVVPYEDVKNIKDDYDAKNFYRNAVPPQNVSPHCFLLNQEKSGTQTDRNLQTKPQQQFSMVAKPSPGTAFDMNSNPYYRTQAKTERRLPIDAKLLQAQSQFGAVGAAAVAVAAHRNAGTVHYGLS; encoded by the exons ATGCAACAAAATCAGTTGAAGAAg GAGCTAAAAGAGATGGACTTTTTCACCGAATATGGGGATGCAAACAGGTACAAGATTCTTGAAGTCATTGGTAAGGGAAGCTATGGAGTAGTTTGTGCAGCGCTTGACACACATACGGGTGAGAAAGTTGCAATAAAGAAAATACAAGATGTATTTGAGCATATGTCCGATGCAATTAGGATTTTACGTGAAGTCAAGCTAGTTAGGCTTCTTAGACATCCCGACATAGTTGAAATTAAACGTATAATGTTGCCACCATCAAAGAGGGAGTTCAAAGACTTATTTGTTGTTTTCGAGCTCATGGAATCGGATCTTCACCAAGTCATCAAAGCTAATGATGACTTAACACGAGAGCATCACCAGTTTTTCCTGTACCAAATGCTTCGTGCAATGAAATATATGCATACAG CCAATGTGTACCATCGTGACCTTAAACCGAAGAACATACTGGCAAATGCAAATTGCAAGCTTAAAGTTTGTGATTTTGGGCTAGCAAGAGTTGCATTTAATGATACCCCAACGACAGTCTTCTGGACg GATTACGTTGCTACACGGTGGTATAGGGCTCCAGAGCTATGTGGATCTTTCTTTTCTAAG TATACTCCGGCTATAGACATTTGGAGCATTGGCTGCATCTTTGCCGAGGTATTGACGGGGAAGCCCCTATTTCCTGGAAAAAGTGTCGTTCATCAGTTAGAATTGATCACTGATCTTATAGGGACACCTTCACTAGAAACCATTTCCGGG GTTCGAAATGACAAAGCAAGAAAATACTTGTCTGAAATGCGGAAAAAAAAACCCGTGCCATTTTCACAAAAGTTTCCAAATGCAGACCCGTTAGCAGTGCGGTTATTGCAGAGGCTATTAGCATTTGATCCCAAGGACCGGCCAACCGCAGAGGAG GCATTAGCCGACCCTTACTTCAAAGGCTTGTCTAAAATCGAGAGGGAACCTTCTTGTcaaccaatatcaaaattagAGTTCGAGTTTGAGAGACGACGGGTGACAAAGGAGGACGTAAGGGAATTAATTTACAGGGAGGCACTAGAATATCATCCTCAGCTGCTCAAAGACTACCTGAACGGACATGAAGGATCCAATTTCCTTTATCCTAG TCCTGTCGGTCAATTCAAAAAGCAGTTTGCATATCTCGAGGAAAATGGTGGTAGAAGTGCACCAGTTTTCCCTCTGGAGAGGAAGCATGTGTCCCTCCCAAG GTCTACCGTCCATTCAAATGGTATTACTCCAAATACACAGTCAACTTCAGTTTCGTACGAGAACCGACAAGATAGAGAAGCGGATGCCAGGAAAGCGATGGATGTAATTTCTAGTAAACCAAAGCCAACACGGCCTCCACCTAGGGTGCCTTCag AAGTGTTATCCTTTCCGTACAGC AAGCCCGGGAGAGTTGTTGGATCCGTTGTACCATATGAGGACGTGAAAAACATTAAAGATGATTACGACGCTAAGAACTTCTACAGAAATGCAGTCCCTCCGCAGAATGTCTCCCCCCATTGTTTCCTCCTAAATCAAGAGAAATCTGGAACACAGACGGACAGGAATCTGCAAACCAAACCGCAACAACAGTTTAGCATGGTGGCAAAACCATCCCCAGGAACTGCCTTTGATATGAACAGCAACCCCTATTACAGAACTCAGGCCAAGACCGAGCGAAGGTTACCCATAGATGCTAAACTTCTCCAGGCACAGTCCCAGTTCGGTGCAGTTGGTGCTGCAGCCGTCGCTGTAGCAGCGCACAGGAATGCCGGGACAGTTCATTATGGATTGTCTTGA
- the LOC105761347 gene encoding trifunctional UDP-glucose 4,6-dehydratase/UDP-4-keto-6-deoxy-D-glucose 3,5-epimerase/UDP-4-keto-L-rhamnose-reductase RHM1, giving the protein MASYKPKNILITGAAGFIASHVANRLVRNYPEYKIVVLDKLDYCSNTKNLLPSKLSPNFKFVKGDIESADLVNYLLITESIDTIMHFAAQTHVDNSFGNSFEFTKNNIYGTHVLLEACKVTGQIRRFIHVSTDEVYGETDEDAVVGNHEASQLLPTNPYSATKAGAEMLVMAYGRSYGLPVITTRGNNVYGPNQFPEKLIPKFILLAMRGKTLPIHGDGSNVRSYLYCEDVAEAFEVILHKGEVGRVYNIGTKKERRVIDVARDICKLFSMDPETSIEFVENRPFNDQRYFLDDQRLKNLGWSERTVWEDGLKKTIKWYTQNPDWWGDVTGALLPHPRMLMMPGSTHFDSEDGKETSYVSGPNQTRMVVPTPKGGSSPQKQSLKFLIYGRTGWIGGLLGQLCEKQGIAFEYGKGRLEDRSSLNADIQNITPTHVFNAAGVTGRPNVDWCESHKTETIRANVAGTLTLADVCRDHGLLMMNFATGCIFEYDTAHPQGSGIGFKEEDKPNFIGSFYSKTKAVVEELLKEYDNVCTLRVRMPISSDLNNPRNFITKISRYNKVVNIPNSMTVLDELLPISIEMAKKNLRGIWNFTNPGVVSHNEILEMYKTYIDPKFKWENFTLEEQAKVIVAPRSNNEMDASKLKKEFPELLSIKESLIKYAFEPNRRT; this is encoded by the exons ATGGCTTCTTATAAACCCAAGAATATCCTGATAACTGGGGCTGCTGGGTTTATTGCATCTCATGTTGCCAATCGGCTTGTTCGGAACTACCCCGAGTACAAGATTGTTGTACTTGATAAGCTTGATTACTGCTCAAACACTAAAAACCTCCTTCCTTCCAAGTTATCCCCAAACTTTAAGTTTGTGAAGGGGGACATTGAAAGTGCTGATCTTGTTAACTATCTTCTTATCACGGAGTCTATTGACACAATAATGCACTTTGCAGCAcaaactcatgttgataattcATTTGGGAACAGTTTCGAGTTTACAAAGAACAATATTTATGGCACTCATGTCCTACTTGAAGCTTGCAAAGTCACAGGTCAGATTAGGAGGTTCATCCATGTTAGCACCGATGAGGTTTACGGGGAGACGGACGAGGATGCAGTTGTAGGAAACCATGAAGCTTCCCAACTTCTCCCAACGAACCCGTATTCTGCAACAAAAGCAGGTGCTGAAATGCTTGTTATGGCATATGGGAGGTCATATGGATTACCTGTAATTACGACCCGTGGAAACAATGTTTATGGTCCCAATCAGTTTCCGGAAAAATTAATTCCCAAGTTTATCTTATTGGCAATGAGGGGGAAGACTCTTCCGATTCATGGGGATGGTTCTAATGTGAGGAGTTATTTATACTGTGAGGATGTTGCTGAAGCATTTGAAGTCATTCTTCACAAGGGTGAAGTTGGTCGTGTTTATAATATTGGCacgaagaaagaaaggagagtGATTGATGTAGCTAGAGATATATGCAAACTTTTCTCGATGGATCCTGAGACAAGCATTGAGTTTGTCGAAAACAGACCGTTCAATGACCAGAGGTATTTTCTTGATGATCAGAGATTGAAGAACTTGGGATGGTCCGAGCGAACTGTATGGGAAGACGGGTTGAAGAAGACCATAAAATGGTACACTCAAAACCCTGATTGGTGGGGTGATGTGACTGGTGCGTTGCTTCCACACCCAAGAATGTTGATGATGCCTGGAAGTACACACTTCGATTCCGAGGACGGCAAAGAGACATCATATGTAAGTGGTCCTAATCAGACCCGAATGGTGGTTCCAACCCCCAAGGGCGGTAGCTCTCCCCAAAAACAATCCTTGAAGTTCTTGATCTATGGCAGGACTGGCTGGATAGGTGGTTTACTTGGTCAGTTATGCGAGAAACAAGGTATTGCCTTCGAATATGGAAAAGGACGCTTGGAAGATCGTTCATCACTCAATGCAGATATTCAAAATATAACGCCGACCCATGTGTTTAATGCTGCTGGTGTTACCGGCAGACCTAATGTTGATTGGTGTGAATCTCACAAAACAGAAACAATTCGTGCCAATGTGGCTGGTACTTTAACCTTGGCAGATGTTTGCAGAGACCATGGGCTGTTGATGATGAATTTCGCTACCGGGTGTATATTTGAGTATGATACTGCACATCCTCAGGGCTCTGGCATTGGATTTAAAGAGGAAGATAAACCCAATTTCATCGGTTCCTTCTATTCAAAAACCAAGGCCGTG GTTGAAGAGCTGTTGAAAGAGTATGACAACGTCTGCACCCTTAGAGTTCGAATGCCGATCTCATCTGACCTAAACAATCCACGCAACTTCATCACCAAGATTTCACGCTACAACAAGGTGGTCAACATTCCCAACAGCATGACAGTCTTGGACGAACTTCTACCGATATCGATCGAGATGGCAAAGAAGAACTTGAGGGGTATATGGAACTTCACAAACCCTGGGGTTGTGAGCCACAATGAGATCCTCGAGATGTACAAGACTTACATTGACCCCAAGTTTAAGTGGGAAAACTTCACATTAGAAGAACAAGCCAAGGTGATCGTTGCACCCCGAAGCAATAACGAGATGGATGCATCCAAGTTGAAGAAGGAGTTCCCTGAGTTGTTATCCATCAAAGAATCACTGATTAAGTATGCCTTTGAACCGAACAGGAGAACCTGA
- the LOC105761348 gene encoding bidirectional sugar transporter SWEET2, whose translation MFFSILNGTLTVCRDAAGIAGNIFAFGLFISPIPTFKRIIRNQSIENFSGLPYIYALLNCLICTWYGTPLVSHDNVLVMTVNSIGAVFQITYIVTFIVYADKEKKMRMLGMLLGVFGLLAIIVAGSLQIADRATRWIFVGFLSCASLISMFASPLFIINLVIRTRSVEFMPFYLSLSTFLMSTSFLLYGVFNFDAFIYVPNGIGTILGILQLALYFRYKAKSMEESNEPLMVSQA comes from the exons ATGtttttttctattctaaacGGTACCCTCACAGTTTGCAGAGATGCAGCTGGAATCGCTG GGAACATCTTTGCTTTCGGGCTGTTCATATCACCCAT ACCcacatttaaaagaattatcAGAAACCAATCCATTGAGAATTTTTCGGGATTGCCTTACATATATGCCCTTTTGAACTGCTTGATCTGCACATGGTATGGCACGCCCCTGGTATCTCATGACAACGTACTGGTTATGACGGTCAATTCAATCGGTGCTGTTTTTCAGATTACCTACATTGTCACCTTCATTGTATATGCCGATAAAGAGAAAAAG ATGAGAATGCTTGGAATGCTACTCGGAGTTTTTGGCCTACTGGCGATCATAGTTGCTGGGAGCTTGCAGATAGCTGACCGAGCAACACGGTGGATCTTTGTCGGGTTTTTAAGTTGTGCTTCTCTCATATCAATGTTTGCTTCCCCTTTGTTTATAATA AATTTAGTAATTCGAACAAGGAGTGTTGAATTCATGCCATTCTATCTCTCCCTCTCGACATTCCTGATGAGCACTTCGTTCCTCCTATACGGCGTCTTTAACTTTGATGCCTTTATCTAC GTTCCAAATGGAATTGGAACTATTTTGGGGATTCTACAACTCGCGTTGTACTTCCGATATAAAGCGAAGTCCATGGAAGAATCCAATGAGCCACTCATGGTGTCACAAGCGTGA
- the LOC105761349 gene encoding uncharacterized protein LOC105761349 produces MEALWSLEEKWKLTTQEAVIVFVCAASAIVGLCAATVLKKKARKKQVADGDAVGDGSMNAKWREPGCSWVPKKVLMGSVMWSGAKRWGERSFRWEERPPPLLGLEEYGDSVGWRSHNSDSPVWQRPILMGEKCELPRFSGLILYDERGQLLDDSVKRLSDQANDNQGKSTGVVRTTLRDLL; encoded by the exons ATGGAAGCATTGTGGAGTTTAGAGGAGAAATGGAAGCTTACAACACAAGAAGCAGTCATTGTCTTCGTTTGTGCTGCATCCGCCATTGTTGGTCTTTGTGCCGCCACGGTTCTCAAAAAGAAAGCTCGAAAAAAGCAAGTGGCGGACGGAGACGCGGTCGGGGATGGTTCGATGAATGCGAAGTGGCGTGAGCCGGGTTGCAGTTGGGTACCGAAGAAGGTGTTGATGGGATCAGTGATGTGGAGTGGAGCTAAACGGTGGGGAGAGAGGAGTTTTAGGTGGGAAGAGAGGCCACCGCCGTTGTTGGGATTGGAAGAGTATGGAGATAGTGTGGGGTGGCGAAGCCATAACTCGGATTCGCCGGTGTGGCAAAGACCGATACTTATGGGGGAGAAATGTGAACTGCCGCGGTTTAGTGGGCTGATTTTGTATGATGAAAGAGGGCAGTTGCTTGATGATTCCGTCAAGAGACTTTCCGATCAGGCGAACGATAATCAG GGAAAATCCACAGGAGTTGTGAGAACAACATTAAGGGACCTGCTTTAA